The region GCATTAATCAATGACTATACTGATATTGGGATCAGCAATGATGATCCTGATGTGGTAAAAGGCCGAGCAGGCTCGCCCTATGCAGTAAAAGATTACTATAACGTTAATCCAGATTTAGCTAATGATCCTGCTAATCGCTTAGCTGAGTTTGAAGCACTCATATCACGCACCCATCAAAACGGTATGAGTGTCATTATTGATATCGTGCCCAACCATGTAGCGAGGCTTTATCAATCAGCACCACAACAGGCCGAGTTACCGAGTAATCGAAATTTTGGTGAGCAAGACAACACCAAGGTTGAATATGATAAAAATAATAACTTCTATTATATTGTCGGTGAAAGCTTTTCAGTTCCTGATGCCAATAACAACTATCTGCCATTAGGCGGTGAGCCCCATCCTCTTGCTGACGGTAAGTTTGTTGAAACCCCAGCAAAATGGACAGGTAATGGCTCTCGTTTAGCAAAACCTGATGCCAATGACTGGTATGAAACTGTTAAAGTTAACTACGGCGTTAAACCTGATGGCAGCTACGACTTCCCTGCTCTACCAAGTGAATATGCCCAGATGTCATCTGCTGAGCATTTTCAATTTTGGCAATCTCAACCAATAACCGCGATCCCTGATTCATGGATTAAATTCAAAGATATTACCGAGTATTGGTTGGCTAAAGGTGTTGATGGATTCAGATATGATATGGCTGAAATGGTGCCTGTTGAATTCTGGAGTTATTTAAACAGTAATATTAAACACATAAACCCCAAGGCATTTCTACTTGCTGAGGTCTATAACCCTTCCCTATACCGTGATTACATACATCTAGGAAAGATGGATTACCTTTACGACAAAGTGGATTTATACGATACCTTAAAAGACATTATCCATGATAAAAAATCCACAGTTGAGATAGCTGTCGATCAAGCAAAAATAGTTGATATTGAAGCACATATGCTTAACTTTTTAGAAAACCACGATGAGCAGCGCATCAATACCAAAGACTTTGCAGGGAGTGCTGAAGCTGCACTACCCGCCATGGTCGTATCTACTACCATTAGCCGCTCACCGACCTTGCTTTATTTTGGCCAAGATGTTGGCGAAAAAGCCCAGCAAGATGCAGGTTTTGGCCAAGCGACCCGAACCAGTATTTTTGATTACGTTGGCGTGCCAGCCCATCAACGCTGGATGAATAATGGCAAGTTTGATGGTGGACAATCAACTAAGTCAGAAAAGGCACTGCGTGCATATTATCAAACCCTGGTTAACTTGAGTCATACTGCTCCAGCGCTTCAAGGTGACTATTTTGAGTTAGATACGATTAATCGCGAAGTAAGCAAGCTAACAGACACCGATGTAGTTGCTGGATATAATGATAAAACCTTTGCTTTTAGTCGTTATAACGACCAACAATTTATGCTGGTTGTGACTAACTTTAGCGCCGAAGAACCTACAAGCTACACGCTACAGTTACCTGAACACTTAATCGTTAAGGCGAGTATTCAAGATGGTGAATATCCATTAGACAACTTGTTAACGATAGATGATTCTTCAATTGGCGTTAGCGCAAGTCAAAACTTAGATAGTCATTTACTTAAGGTTGTTTCACAACAAGGCTCTATGACTATCACGCTGCAGCCTTTAGAGTCTAAAGTGTTAGCCATTAATTGGGAATAAACACACGTTAAATATCTGAATTCTGGTCAATTTATTTTTAAAAGCCTACAGTAATGTAAATTATTGCAGGCTTTTATGTGCTTATTTTGTACATTGTTTAACAGCTCAAGTCTGATAACTAGAAAGTTAGATATACCAGAAACGAAGCTACTGAAAACTTGTGCAACAGCAAACACTCGGGGATTAAAACAACAATGCTCTGCTATTTTAAATACCCTATTTTTTTAAAAGGCACTAATTTTTAAAAGGTGCTGTTATTTAAACAGCTCTACCGGTTTCAATTCGATATTGTTGGCTTGTTTTATATCTTCAAGCAATAACATACATAACTCTGCTGAGGCGCCATAGAAACGGCTCTCGCTGTGTTCTGCCACTAGACACAGGAAACGGTCGCTCCAGGTCAACAAATGCTGCTCAAGGAGTTGTTTGGTTCTATTTTGCTGTTCTTGTAAATCAAGCTCTAAGCAATAGACTAAAGCCACCAGCATTAAAGCAAAATGATCAGTCGGCTCGTGTTGAGTAAGATTAAAATTTAAGTTATTACTTTGACAAAAATCCATAAAATCCAGCGTTGACTGATCAAATAATCGATTCTGGTTATTCAAGTAAACAGAGCCCCACGGGTAAGCTTTCTTCCCTTTAGGTCTGACAAATAAGATATTAAAATCTTGTTTTAGCGCTAAAACAGGCAACTGTTGAGCCAGCGTTTTTAATTCGCTAATGTGGTTGAAAACTAATTTATTAAAATTCGCGTCTTTTGTTACAAACAATGGTATCTCAAGTGTTGAAATAGTATCCTTTAATTCTTCAGTCGGATTTTGATAAAATATTTCTGCTAAAAAATTAAACATTCCCGCTATAGATTTAACGTATTCTTCGTTATTCATATTTAATTCTCATTTATTTAATTACCTTATATTATTTCAGGTTATGATTAATGTCTGTGATACATTCCAATTTCTATAAACAAATAAAATAACTTTTATGAGATAGTGATTTTGATCATTAATTTGATTTAAGAACCCTCGTATTATTATGACTGTACTTTAAAGGTTATATAGGTCGAACTATGTTAGTGATGAATTTTAAAGATAGATGGCGCGCAGCAGAACTTGGCAGCGCAATTGAGCAAAGCCTCATGAATGAGCCTGTGTGGCTTAAATCATCTCATCAAACGGACTCATTAGGTCCCATAACCAGAAAGCTTTCTAATATTGTGATCAATGACTTCCGCAGAGTTGACACGATTCCTAAGCAACTTAACAAAGTACAATTAATGTCTGTTTTCTACAGTGGTTTTAGCGTTTTGATTAACCAAAGTCTTAATGGAAACATACTCACAAAACCTGATTATGCCATTATTGAACTCGCGAGAATTTTTGCCGCAGATATTGATTTATCGCATAACCAAGAATTACAAGACCACGCAGAAACGGTGATCAATACAGCATGTAATTGGGATAAACATATTAGAAACCTCAACCAACGTAAAAATACACGTTTCGTAATTTAACTAACCATATACTTTCCTGATTAATTAGCAGTTTATTTAATTATTAAGACAAATGAATTACACAAAACAATTAATAACATCATCTATTAATGTAACCTTTTCTAAATAACGTTCCCTAAATAACATTTCATAAATAAAAACCATGAATCACTGTTCATCAAAAATAAAAATGCCAGCTGATATGCTGGCATTTTACTAATACCTAAGTATTAGATTAATTGATTTAAATCGAAATGTTAATTTCTTAATTTAATAAATACAGTATTAGGACCCGTCCCTAAGTCTTCATGACCATCGCCATTTAAACTTGCTCCAGGTAAGCTTAATGCTTCAGATTTATCCATCACATCTAGCACTTGTACTGGGCAGCCTTGTACACAGAAAGGCTTTTCGCCTTCAGCTAATCTGTCTTTACACATATCACACTTCGATAATATGCCACGTTTTGCATCAATTTTTGGGGCATCATACGGGCAAACCATATTACATAAACCACAACCAACACACATAGCATCATCAATGTACACAATGCCATCATCACGCTTAATCATCGCTCCTTGTGGGCATTTTTCAACACAAATCGGATCATCACAATGGTGACAAGATTGCGATAAAAATACAGCAACGGCTCTGCCTGAATGATTGATTTTCTCACCTTGAGATACATCTCTTAGTGTTACAAATTCATTCGCTTGTTTACCCGCTTGGCAGGCGACAGTACACGCTTCACAGCCAACACAGTTTTCTTGGCGAAATACAAAAACTTTTTGTTCAGTCATTAGAAAATTCCTTAATGAGAATAATTACGCCAGTGAGATATCTACACGGGTAGCATGGAAAGTAGAACCGTGGTTCATATCAGTTAAATCACAGTTTGTTAGCTGATTGATAGCTGTGCCACTTCCATTTTCATTAAGTTTTTTCCAACTATTCTTCCAAGCAAATACGGTACCTATCGCTGTCATCTCTTCAACCCTAGCAACAAATTGAATTTGTACATCAGCATTGCCATATCGGCTCGCAGTCAAGGTCACTTGATCGCCATCATTTATACCTTTAGTTCCCGCATCTGCTGGATGGATATAAATTGTGTGTTGTGGGAATGTGTCAGCAATATACTTAACATTGGCCCATTGGGAGTTACTGAGTTTTGCATGTGCTGGAGATAAAAGTCTAAATTCACGTGCTTTTTCAGCATCGGTCATTCCTTTATCATCAACTTCATTACTTTCTGGCGTGCCTGTATCAATGACAGGGTTAAACTTCTCAGAATCAAAATACTTGTTACTGGTATCTTTAAATTCAATCTTGCCACTGGCTGTAGGGAAGTCTAAGTTTTTGCGATACGGGTAATCGACAATTGGGCTATCCCATTTTTTAATTAATAGCTCATCGTAACTAATGTTACCTTTCCAGGTATTGCGTAAGATAGAATCGATAGATTCATCAAACTCTGGGTCATCAAAGCCCATTGCTTTGGCTAAATCATTAAAAATAACCGTATCAGGCTTTGATTCATACAAAGGCATAATCGCTTTCGCACTGTGCTTAGCGTAATAACACTGGTAACTATCAATTAAATTAGATTGTTCCATGTAACTAGAGGTAGGCAGCAAGTAATCAACATAATCCATGGTATCGGTTTGGAATAAATCGATACCCACTAAGAACAAATCGTCACGCATTAAGCCTTTTTCGATGAGATCCGTATTTGGTGCTATCGCCATTGGATTACTAGAATAAACGATCATCGCTTTGATTGGATCTGAAGGCTCACCATAAGAAATTGGGCCAACTAAGCCGTTTTCATGTTGGTAATCTTCTGGCAATAAGAACTTACCCACCTCATTGATGCTGACGGTGCCACGCTCGGCTCCTTCAGGAGTTAAATGAGCTGCGCCACTATAGCCCCAATCAAATAAACCTCCTGACATCACATTCAAATAAACAATACCAGCGCCAACTTTACCGATATTACCAGTTAACGCTGCGATGGTTGGAATAGCTTTAACCATACGGCCGCCATTTAAGGTACGTTGTATGCCATAACCAATACGGATCATCGCACATTCTGCGCCAGCATAAGCTCTAGCAAACTCTTGATATTGGCTTTTAGAAACGCCGGTTTCTAATTCAATTTCTTCATGAGTAAATTCATCAAGACGTGCAATTAATGCATCATAATCTTGCGTGTTAGCAGTAATAAATGCGCTGTCTTGTAAGCTTTCTTCAATAATAACTTTACTAATACCAATGACTAACGTGGCATCGGTACCTGGCGCTGGTTGCAACCAAATATCAGCTTGCGACGCTAACGGTGTACGAGCTGGGTTAACAACTAGTATTTTTGCCCCTTTATCACGGGCTTCATTAATAAATTTAAGATGGTGAATATTGGTTGCTTGTTCGTTGGTTCCCCAAGAAACAAAACATTTGGTATTAACATAATCTTCTGGGCTTGGGCCATTGAATTCACCCAATATAGAACTCATTCCTGAATAACCCGCACTAGCACAAATATTACGTTGTAAATTACGACCGCCAATACGGTTAAAGAATCTGTTCGCGCCAGTTGTCGCACTAATGCCACTGTAACCAGAATAAGAATAAGGAACGATTGAATTACCACCATGAGTATTGATGATATCGTTTAATCGGCTAGCAATTTCAGCGTTAGCCTCTTCCCATGAAATAGGTTCAAATGTTGCCCCTGGTCCACGGGGGCCTACACGTTTCATTGGTTGTTGAATGCGGTCTGGACTATAAACTGATTGTAAATAAGAATGACCTTTAACACATGGCGTTCCTGCAGTTACTGGGTGAGACATATCACCGGTAATTGATACTGCGACACCATCTTTAGTCGTGACCATAAGGCTACATCTATCACCACAATTACGAGGACATGTTGTATGGTACACACCATCAACAATACCTTCAGGAGGCTCAACAACTGGTGGCTCTACTGGTGGTTCTTCAATAATGTCATCATCACTACTTGAACACCCCATAATACTGGCCGAAAATGCAAATGCACTGCTGCCTTTTAGAAAACTACGTCTGTTCATTCCCATGGTATTTCCCTTATTATTATTTCAATAAAACCATAACAAACACAGCGCAAAGCAAGAACAAACATAGTTAAAAAAACACTTATTACTCAAACAATTAGTAAAATACTGACCTTCATCGCAATTGCAGATATCACAAATAACTATTACGAATAACTACTAGATTTGTTGCATATCAAACCAAGTTGCCTATTTATAAAACATCTAGATAACAGATGTATTTCACATTGATTTTTTAGCTGGCGATATAGCATGTCTTTAGCGATACAAATATAAAAATCTGAATTAAATATCCGTTTTCTCGACATTGGACAATGTAGGATGAAAAATAAACGCATTCTAAAAAATGCAATCAACGTATTTAAAATATTTGCCTTAAATAACGCCTCAATCTTGAATACGTATGCAACAAATTGCAGCATTTGGTTTAAGCGCTCTAATATGTGAAAGGGAAATTCGAATAATAATATGGAGTCACCATGCTCGAAGCATCATCAAAATCAGTTGATTTACCATTTAATACACCATCAAAAGTCGCTTCCGCAATCGCAACAAACACAAACACAAACACAAACAAAAACAAAAACAAAAAGTATCAGTCGGTTTTTAATATCACCGCACTTTCCATATTCATTAGCTGTGTCCTGTCAGGAATATCGCCAGAAGTTCAGGCGAAAACAGTGACTATCAACTCTCCGAGTAAAAATATTACCGTTAGCTTGTCAGATGATGCTGATATACCTGAATACAGAGTCAGCTTTAATGGTGAAGATGCGGTACTTGCTTCACGAATGGGATTGGTGTTCAAGTCTTTGGGAGAATTTGGTAGCGGTTTTGAGATCAGTAAATCAACCAGTGATTCTAATCAATCGCGCTGGCAACAACCCTGGGGGGAACGTGAGTGGGTTGATGATCATCACAATAAACTCACCACCACCTTTAGTAACGGTAATTACCACTTTATCGTAGAATTTAAGGTGTTTGATGATGGTTTAGGCTTTAGGTATCAAGTGCCAACACAAAAAGGCCTTGCCTCAGAATCTGCCTTAAACATTACCAATGAACTAACTGAGTTTTCAATTCCTGATGCCCATAATGCGACTGCCTGGTGGATACCGGGACGCGGCTGGAATCGCTACGAATACTTATATAACACCTCCACGGTAAACAAAGTCGACCGTGCTCATACCCCCTTCACTTATAAACTCGCTTCAGGCACTCATTTAAGTATTCACGAAGCGGCGCTAACAGATTATGCCGCTATGGTGCTAGATCAACGCCGTGATGGCACCTTAAAAGCCGACTTAACCCCATGGTCTGATGGCATCTTAGTCAAAACTAAACCTGGATTTACTACCCCATGGCGCACTATTCAAATTGCCGAAAAAGCCACTGGTTTACTCAATTCAGATTTAATCCTTAACTTAAACGAGCCTAACAAGCTCGGTGATGTGTCATGGGTTGAACCAGGTAAGTATGTTGGGATTTGGTGGGGAATGCACCTTAATGAAAATACTTGGGGTTCAGGTGATAAACATGGCGCAACGACCAGCGAAACCAAACGTTACATGGACTTTGCTGCTAAGTACGGCTTTGACGGCGTATTAGTTGAAGGCTGGAATCTCGGCTGGGATGGCAGTTGGTTCCATAATGGCGATGTGTTTAGCTTTACTAAACCATATGATGATTTTGATATTGATGCTGTCAGTGAATATGGCGCTAAACAAAACGTGCGCTTAATTGGTCACCATGAAACCTCGGGTTCTGTAACCAATTACCGTAATCAAATGAATGATGCTTATGATTTATATAAAAAGCATGGCGTAACCCAAATCAAAACGGGCTATGTCGCAGATGGTGGTGACATCAAGCGTGTTGATGA is a window of Shewanella donghaensis DNA encoding:
- a CDS encoding alpha-amylase family glycosyl hydrolase; translated protein: MHFKKISSISPMTIGLVFAGVSIATAGCSNNTEASVEEHKATTEQHLSGKPVVYQVFTRLYGNTNTTNKPWGTIEENGVGKFSDFTNIALQDIKSLGTTHVWYTGVSHHALINDYTDIGISNDDPDVVKGRAGSPYAVKDYYNVNPDLANDPANRLAEFEALISRTHQNGMSVIIDIVPNHVARLYQSAPQQAELPSNRNFGEQDNTKVEYDKNNNFYYIVGESFSVPDANNNYLPLGGEPHPLADGKFVETPAKWTGNGSRLAKPDANDWYETVKVNYGVKPDGSYDFPALPSEYAQMSSAEHFQFWQSQPITAIPDSWIKFKDITEYWLAKGVDGFRYDMAEMVPVEFWSYLNSNIKHINPKAFLLAEVYNPSLYRDYIHLGKMDYLYDKVDLYDTLKDIIHDKKSTVEIAVDQAKIVDIEAHMLNFLENHDEQRINTKDFAGSAEAALPAMVVSTTISRSPTLLYFGQDVGEKAQQDAGFGQATRTSIFDYVGVPAHQRWMNNGKFDGGQSTKSEKALRAYYQTLVNLSHTAPALQGDYFELDTINREVSKLTDTDVVAGYNDKTFAFSRYNDQQFMLVVTNFSAEEPTSYTLQLPEHLIVKASIQDGEYPLDNLLTIDDSSIGVSASQNLDSHLLKVVSQQGSMTITLQPLESKVLAINWE
- a CDS encoding TorD/DmsD family molecular chaperone; the protein is MNNEEYVKSIAGMFNFLAEIFYQNPTEELKDTISTLEIPLFVTKDANFNKLVFNHISELKTLAQQLPVLALKQDFNILFVRPKGKKAYPWGSVYLNNQNRLFDQSTLDFMDFCQSNNLNFNLTQHEPTDHFALMLVALVYCLELDLQEQQNRTKQLLEQHLLTWSDRFLCLVAEHSESRFYGASAELCMLLLEDIKQANNIELKPVELFK
- a CDS encoding 4Fe-4S dicluster domain-containing protein, whose translation is MTEQKVFVFRQENCVGCEACTVACQAGKQANEFVTLRDVSQGEKINHSGRAVAVFLSQSCHHCDDPICVEKCPQGAMIKRDDGIVYIDDAMCVGCGLCNMVCPYDAPKIDAKRGILSKCDMCKDRLAEGEKPFCVQGCPVQVLDVMDKSEALSLPGASLNGDGHEDLGTGPNTVFIKLRN
- a CDS encoding molybdopterin-containing oxidoreductase family protein — protein: MGMNRRSFLKGSSAFAFSASIMGCSSSDDDIIEEPPVEPPVVEPPEGIVDGVYHTTCPRNCGDRCSLMVTTKDGVAVSITGDMSHPVTAGTPCVKGHSYLQSVYSPDRIQQPMKRVGPRGPGATFEPISWEEANAEIASRLNDIINTHGGNSIVPYSYSGYSGISATTGANRFFNRIGGRNLQRNICASAGYSGMSSILGEFNGPSPEDYVNTKCFVSWGTNEQATNIHHLKFINEARDKGAKILVVNPARTPLASQADIWLQPAPGTDATLVIGISKVIIEESLQDSAFITANTQDYDALIARLDEFTHEEIELETGVSKSQYQEFARAYAGAECAMIRIGYGIQRTLNGGRMVKAIPTIAALTGNIGKVGAGIVYLNVMSGGLFDWGYSGAAHLTPEGAERGTVSINEVGKFLLPEDYQHENGLVGPISYGEPSDPIKAMIVYSSNPMAIAPNTDLIEKGLMRDDLFLVGIDLFQTDTMDYVDYLLPTSSYMEQSNLIDSYQCYYAKHSAKAIMPLYESKPDTVIFNDLAKAMGFDDPEFDESIDSILRNTWKGNISYDELLIKKWDSPIVDYPYRKNLDFPTASGKIEFKDTSNKYFDSEKFNPVIDTGTPESNEVDDKGMTDAEKAREFRLLSPAHAKLSNSQWANVKYIADTFPQHTIYIHPADAGTKGINDGDQVTLTASRYGNADVQIQFVARVEEMTAIGTVFAWKNSWKKLNENGSGTAINQLTNCDLTDMNHGSTFHATRVDISLA
- a CDS encoding glycoside hydrolase family 97 protein, which translates into the protein MLEASSKSVDLPFNTPSKVASAIATNTNTNTNKNKNKKYQSVFNITALSIFISCVLSGISPEVQAKTVTINSPSKNITVSLSDDADIPEYRVSFNGEDAVLASRMGLVFKSLGEFGSGFEISKSTSDSNQSRWQQPWGEREWVDDHHNKLTTTFSNGNYHFIVEFKVFDDGLGFRYQVPTQKGLASESALNITNELTEFSIPDAHNATAWWIPGRGWNRYEYLYNTSTVNKVDRAHTPFTYKLASGTHLSIHEAALTDYAAMVLDQRRDGTLKADLTPWSDGILVKTKPGFTTPWRTIQIAEKATGLLNSDLILNLNEPNKLGDVSWVEPGKYVGIWWGMHLNENTWGSGDKHGATTSETKRYMDFAAKYGFDGVLVEGWNLGWDGSWFHNGDVFSFTKPYDDFDIDAVSEYGAKQNVRLIGHHETSGSVTNYRNQMNDAYDLYKKHGVTQIKTGYVADGGDIKRVDENGITRHEWHDGQFMVNEYLHSVSEAAKRGISINTHEPVKDTGLRRTYPNWIAREGARGQEFNAWGTPPNNPEHTAILPFTRMLSGPMDFTPGIFNLAPEGLDAVNRVQTTITKQLALYVVLYSPIQMAADLPRNYVERLDAFQFIQDVPTDWSESIAVAGEVGDFVAFARKDRHSDDWYLGALTDEQARSFDVELSFLDNNQQYEAQIYRDGANANWLTNPYDYVIETTKVTSKHNLSLVLAKSGGTAVRFKALN